A window of Saccharomyces paradoxus chromosome XI, complete sequence contains these coding sequences:
- the YSR3 gene encoding sphinganine kinase YSR3 (Dihydrosphingosine 1-phosphate phosphatase~similar to YKR053C), with protein MAITQTVTELSVAEDTIKVQVAASSGKHLLADPGNHPAEHFEGQMSRLRFQTRQYLTRFTDNQSDFIYSLQEKHRTPFRDVYFKYTSVMGSHMFYVIVLPMPVWLGYRDLTRDMIYVLGYSIYLSGYLKDYWCLPRPKSPPVDRITLSEYTTKEYGAPSSHSANATAVSLLFFWRICLSDTLSWPTKLILLSLVTFYYFTLVFGRVYCGMHGMLDLFSGAAVGAICFFMRIWVVHVLRNFQIGECLWFPLLSVTWGLFILFNHVRPIDECPCFEDSVAFIGVVSGLDCSDWLTQRYGWNLACSTYGSSGPKVFLRPLVGVASVIVWKDVISKTAVYTLLIKLLRFHDDRGEKAHLHNETSEEEECSLYVGVPKVEIIGRFLIYAGIPTTVFLLCPVFFTWTNLS; from the coding sequence ATGGCTATTACTCAGACGGTTACTGAATTGAGTGTTGCCGAGGACACCATCAAAGTTCAGGTGGCTGCTTCTAGCGGCAAGCACCTATTGGCAGATCCCGGTAATCATCCAGCGGAGCATTTCGAGGGCCAGATGTCGCGGCTAAGGTTTCAAACAAGGCAATATCTGACTAGATTCACAGATAACCAATCAGATTTCATATATTCTTTACAGGAAAAGCACAGAACGCCTTTTAGAGATGTTTATTTCAAGTACACTTCGGTTATGGGTTCTCATATGTTTTATGTTATTGTGCTTCCCATGCCTGTGTGGCTGGGATACCGCGATTTAACTCGGGACATGATCTACGTTCTTGGTTATTCAATATATTTGAGTGGGTACTTGAAGGATTATTGGTGCCTACCAAGACCAAAGTCGCCACCAGTGGATAGAATCACGCTAAGTGAATACACTACGAAAGAATATGGTGCACCCAGTTCACATTCTGCTAATGCTACCGCGGTaagtttattatttttttggagaATATGTTTATCAGACACACTGTCATGGCCAACAAAGCTTATTTTACTGAGTCTGGTTACTTTTTACTACTTCACTCTGGTTTTTGGTAGAGTTTACTGCGGTATGCATGGTATGCTGGATTTATTTAGTGGTGCCGCAGTTGGAGCTAtctgtttttttatgaGGATTTGGGTAGTTCACGTTTTACGAAATTTCCAGATTGGTGAGTGCCTCTGGTTCCCTCTTCTGAGTGTAACATGGGGCCTGTTTATTCTGTTTAACCACGTCAGGCCTATCGATGAATGCCCCTGTTTCGAAGACAGCGTAGCTTTCATTGGGGTAGTCAGTGGGTTGGACTGTAGCGATTGGTTAACCCAAAGGTACGGATGGAATCTTGCATGTAGTACGTACGGATCATCCGGTCCCAAAGTGTTCTTGAGGCCTCTGGTAGGTGTCGCATCCGTGATTGTTTGGAAAGACGTCATTAGCAAGACAGCTGTCTACACGCTGTTGATTAAACTATTGAGATTTCACGATGATAGAGGCGAAAAGGCACATTTGCATAACGAGACaagtgaagaagaagagtgTTCATTGTACGTCGGCGTTCCTAAGGTGGAAATCATCGGAAGATTTCTCATATATGCAGGTATCCCTACAACCGTTTTTCTATTATGCccagttttttttacttgGACAAATTTAAGCTAG
- the MRS4 gene encoding Fe(2+) transporter (Iron transporter of the mitochondrial carrier family~similar to YKR052C) — MNTSELSIAEEIDYEALPSHAPLHSQLLAGAFAGIMEHSLMFPIDALKTRVQAAGLNKAASSGMISQISKISTMEGSMALWRGVQSVILGAGPAHAVYFGTYEFCKARLISPEDMQTHQPMKTALSGTIATIAADALMNPFDTVKQRLQLDTNLRVWNVTKQIYQNEGFAAFYYSYPTTLAMNIPFAAFNFMIYESASKFFNPQNSYNPLIHCLCGGISGATCAALTTPLDCIKTVLQVRGSETVSIEIMKDANTFGRASRAILEVHGWKGFWRGLKPRIVANIPATAISWTAYECAKHFLMNN, encoded by the coding sequence ATGAATACTTCAGAATTGTCAATAGCTGAGGAAATCGACTACGAAGCTCTTCCATCACATGCGCCGCTGCATTCCCAGTTACTGGCAGGAGCGTTTGCAGGTATAATGGAGCATTCTTTGATGTTCCCAATAGATGCTCTGAAAACTCGAGTGCAAGCTGCAGGATTGAACAAGGCTGCCTCTTCAGGGATGATATCTCAAATATCCAAAATATCTACCATGGAAGGTTCGATGGCCCTATGGAGAGGTGTCCAATCTGTGATACTGGGGGCAGGGCCTGCGCATGCAGTATATTTTGGTACATACGAGTTTTGCAAAGCTCGCCTGATAAGCCCTGAAGATATGCAGACTCATCAGCCAATGAAAACTGCTCTGAGCGGCACCATTGCTACCATTGCTGCCGATGCGTTGATGAACCCTTTTGACACTGTCAAACAAAGATTACAATTGGATACTAATCTAAGAGTTTGGAACGTTACTAAgcaaatatatcaaaatgAAGGCTTTGCAGCATTTTACTATTCCTATCCCACAACATTAGCCATGAATATTCCATTTGCAGCGTTCAATTTTATGATATATGAATCTGCcagtaaatttttcaatccGCAAAATTCCTACAATCCATTAATTCATTGTCTCTGCGGTGGGATAAGTGGTGCAACATGTGCTGCGTTAACTACACCCTTGGATTGCATAAAGACTGTATTGCAGGTCAGAGGTAGCGAAACTGTCTCCATCGAAATAATGAAAGATGCGAACACATTTGGTAGGGCCTCGAGGGCCATACTGGAGGTTCATGGCTGGAAGGGGTTTTGGCGGGGTTTGAAACCAAGAATAGTAGCGAATATTCCAGCTACTGCCATTTCTTGGACTGCATATGAATGTGCTAAgcattttttaatgaataattaa